The following is a genomic window from Chloroflexota bacterium.
CGTTGATCATCAGCTCGAGGCCCATGATCAGCATCACGAACGACTGCTGGCTGAGCGCGCCGTAGACACCGATGCCGAACAGCGCGGCGGCCACGACGAGCACGGCTTCGAGGGTCATCGCGTCGCCTCCCTCATCGCGTCGCCTGCAGTCATGGCCCCGCCTCCCGTCCTGGCCCCGCCCCCGTCATCGCCTGGCGTCCGACTCGGGCGCGAGCGGCGGCTCCTGCGAGCCCTCATCGGCCTCGCCGTAGCGGCCCCGCCGGCTCGCGATGGCGACCGCTCCGATCATCGTGGCCAGGAGCGCGACCCCAGCCGTCTGGAAGACCAGCATCGAGTCGCCCAGCAGCTCGATCCCGAGCTGCTCGGTCGCCATCTCGGGCCGGGGGTTTGGCCGGTCGGGGAAGTCCGCGACCAGGGCCAGCCCGGCCAGCACCAGGAAGGCGCCGACACCGGCCGCGACGGCGACCCGGTGCTGGTGGACCATCCACATCGGGTTCAGCCCGGCCGGGTTCATCATGTACATCACCATGACGATCGCCATGACGAGCATCTCGCCGGCCATCATCAGGATCAGCACCATCCCGAGGAACTCGGCGCCGAGCAGCACCAGGATCCCGCCGACCCCGGCGAAGGAGGCCAGCAGGTAGAAGGCCGCCCGCACCATCGAGTCGGTCCGGAACACGCGGTACCCGGTCAGGACGCTGCCGACCGCGAACAGCCAGAACAGCGCGTCGACGAGCAGCGACTCGGTCACAGCAACACCGCCCCCGCGATGAACACGTTCAGCAGCGCCAGCGGGATCAGCACCGCCCAGGCGACGACGACGAACCGCTCGATCCGGATCCGCGCCAGCAGATGGCCCGCCGCCACCAGCACCACCAGCAGCGCCACGCTCTTCACGAGCACCCAGACCGGGCCGGGCAGCCACGGCCCCCACCAGCCGCCGAGGAACCCGGCCGCGCCCATCGCCGCCACCGCGACGAGCATGGCGGCGCGGGCGGCCTGCCAGAGCAGCCGGGCGACGCCGGCGTCCTCGGCCGACGTTCCCTCGGCCAGGTCGGCACCGTCCGGCAGGTTCAGCGGCCCCCAGAAGCTCACGGCCAGGCCGACGACCAGATACAACGGCAGGCCGAGCGGCTGGCGGACGACGTTCCAGATCGACGCCTGCGCCCGAACGATCTCCACGATCGAGAGCGACTCGGCTGGCAGCGCCGTCGCCAGCATCGCGAGCAGGAAGGGGATCTGGAACGAGAGCGCCTGGGCCGCATAGCGGTAGGCGCCGTGCAGTGGGAAGACCGCGTTGGGCGACCAGCCGTGCAGAAACACGGCGATCATCACGAACGCGATCGCGGCTGAGAACACGACGAAGCCGGTCGCCGGGTCCGCCGCGACGAGGTCCGGCCCGAGCGGCACCAGGCCGAGGGCCACGGCCGCCAGCCCCAGGAGCAGGGCCGGCGCGAGCGCCCAGCCCGGGGCGTCGAACCGCTCGGTGCCACGGTAGCGCTGCACGAGCAGGAGCGCCGCCGCCCGGACCGGGCCGGCCAGGAGTCCGCCCACCCGAACGGGCGCGCCGGCGACCACCGCCCCGACGACGCGGTCGAGGACCGCGACGAGGTACACGCCGACGAGCAGCACGCCGCCAACGGCCAGGGCGGCGACGAGCGGGGAGGCGTCGGGCCTCATCCGACCACCGCCCCGGCCACCTGCCGCGCGACCAGGGCCGCCTCCTCGAGATCGAGGTCGAGGCTGACCAGGGTCGCCACGGCGTCGCCCCACTCCTGACCCGCCAGCAGCGGTGGCAGGAGCGGTAGCAGGCGCGTGGTGGCGGCGCTCTCGGGTGTCAGAAGGCCGCGCGGCGACTCGACCCGCCCGCGCGGCTCGGCGCGGCGGTCACCGGCCCGCGCGGCCAGGTCGAGGGACTGGGCGGCCTCTGCGAGCCGCTGGCGCCAGCGGTCGGCCGCGTCACCGCCCCGGTGCAGGACCGGCGCGAAGCCGAGCGCCCGGTAGGCCGGATCCTCGGCACGGGCATCCTCGGCCGCCCCGGCCGCTCGTGCCACCGGGCCGCCGATCCCGCGCGCGTCTTCTCCGGCGACTCGTCCGACGCCGGCGGTGGACCACCGGAGCACCTGCGTCCAGCCGAGCGTGCGGGCCAGGTCGCGCACGCTC
Proteins encoded in this region:
- a CDS encoding NADH-quinone oxidoreductase subunit H; protein product: MRPDASPLVAALAVGGVLLVGVYLVAVLDRVVGAVVAGAPVRVGGLLAGPVRAAALLLVQRYRGTERFDAPGWALAPALLLGLAAVALGLVPLGPDLVAADPATGFVVFSAAIAFVMIAVFLHGWSPNAVFPLHGAYRYAAQALSFQIPFLLAMLATALPAESLSIVEIVRAQASIWNVVRQPLGLPLYLVVGLAVSFWGPLNLPDGADLAEGTSAEDAGVARLLWQAARAAMLVAVAAMGAAGFLGGWWGPWLPGPVWVLVKSVALLVVLVAAGHLLARIRIERFVVVAWAVLIPLALLNVFIAGAVLL
- a CDS encoding NADH-quinone oxidoreductase subunit J, with the protein product MGGADPAGAAERVHRGGGVAVTESLLVDALFWLFAVGSVLTGYRVFRTDSMVRAAFYLLASFAGVGGILVLLGAEFLGMVLILMMAGEMLVMAIVMVMYMMNPAGLNPMWMVHQHRVAVAAGVGAFLVLAGLALVADFPDRPNPRPEMATEQLGIELLGDSMLVFQTAGVALLATMIGAVAIASRRGRYGEADEGSQEPPLAPESDARR